The Setaria viridis chromosome 2, Setaria_viridis_v4.0, whole genome shotgun sequence DNA window CAGATGCCCctgagataaaactggaagcaCCTCCCTCACCGTGTTGCTCCACACCCTCTGTGTTTGTATCATCAGTATCCATCACAATGTCTCCCCTTACAGTACTTCCCTGAATACTTTCAACACTTGCAGCTTCAGTCACTGCCTGTAACTCTTGTGCCACAAGGTCACTCAGTGGCAGTGACTCGCTTCCACTAGCGACAATGTCCACTTGCACGCCAACCACCTCCCCTGTAACAAGATCAGTAGTACTCGTCACTTCTTCCAGCACCGTCTCCACTGTTACTTCATCTTCTCTCTTGCTCTGATCATCTGGCACTGGTGATTTAGAAACATCAATTTCTTGCGGTGTCATGCTCCTAGTAGACACTTCGCTGTCCATGCTTTTCCTCTCCTCTGTTTTCGCTGACTACCAATTTCACCACCAATTTTTAGACGGGCATATTTACACGTgtcaattatttttaaaaataatgtaACAAAGAGGATGATGTTTTTGCATAAAACAACATTGATATAATCATATAACCAttctagataaaaaaaattatattattcTTTAAATGACAGAGTGAGCCCGGAACACTCACCTTGTTCGCCCATGTGTATTCTACACCAGTTGTCTGATTGGAGTGGTCAACATCTGGCCTACTCTCAACATTCATCTTATCGTCACTGATGGCTGAGACATCCGGTGTACTCATACTGCAAGCTAGATCTGCAACATCATCCACGGTCACCACTGAGACCACACTAGAAACATCTCCCACACCAGTGTGCTCCACACTCTCTGAATTTGCATCACCAGTATCCAGTACAATGTCTTGTGTTAAGGTACTCTCGAGAATATCATCAACACACGCAGCTTCTGCCATCGCTTGTGGCTCCTGAGACACACGATCACTCGGGTGCAGCAATTCACATTCAGGCAGTTCAGTAGCAGTGGCCTCCATTTGCACACCAACCACCTCCTCAGTAACAGGATTGGTGTTAATGGTCACTTCCTCCTGCAACATTTCCACTGCTACATCACCTTCTACCTTGCTCTGCAGCGTGTTATCGTCCGTCACTGGGAAGCCGCTCACTTCAGTGGTGCCGATGTCGATGCCCGTTGACACCATCTCCTTGCTAGGCTCCACTTCATCCATACCTGTGCGCTTGCCATCCTCTGTTTTATCTCCACTGTCTGATACAGATAACTCTTGGACCAGGGCTTCTACGATTTTAGGAACCATATCGTCTTCCTCGCACAACGCCGGTGCTGCTGATATGGACTCATCGAAGTCCTTTGG harbors:
- the LOC117844372 gene encoding uncharacterized protein; its protein translation is MDPHQVAAAGVQHDDLGDTATSADAGGDSGGSGDSWGRALLRRGWDLSRKAAIAGVAATAAPVVAPPLLVLSVAGLALSLPFAAYLASVFATERLMGALLPPPRTQPYHTWDVEDDEFLDASEAPGGEATVFDYWSETEDGAIMEMEDDESYASLPLSRECRLLEEPARASSDDEDTMPEGEFRFQESGHESFVLDNSAQKEEDNEYITMEAVLLPKDFDESISAAPALCEEDDMVPKIVEALVQELSVSDSGDKTEDGKRTGMDEVEPSKEMVSTGIDIGTTEVSGFPVTDDNTLQSKVEGDVAVEMLQEEVTINTNPVTEEVVGVQMEATATELPECELLHPSDRVSQEPQAMAEAACVDDILESTLTQDIVLDTGDANSESVEHTGVGDVSSVVSVVTVDDVADLACSMSTPDVSAISDDKMNVESRPDVDHSNQTTGVEYTWANKSAKTEERKSMDSEVSTRSMTPQEIDVSKSPVPDDQSKREDEVTVETVLEEVTSTTDLVTGEVVGVQVDIVASGSESLPLSDLVAQELQAVTEAASVESIQGSTVRGDIVMDTDDTNTEGVEQHGEGGASSFISGASVVTRDDDEDIMSSTKPYVSAISEDIKSVEGKPDVKHPHETTLFENKLTDEGLKGKVVAEDKDNYIEVQLREQLDTLRTITGYRPATSLTLEAELAGLYIFVGVEPPVSSRDSSDLTEINLKLQFLKSIIGVE